CCGTCCATCAGAATTTTTCATATGAACATCTGCCCCAGAAGCAAGTAACATCTTAGCTATTTCATATTTTCCCATCAACGCAGCTCCCATTAAAGCAGTAAAGTTAGTTTTTAACGATTGCATATTAACATCAGCGCCATTATTTATTAAAAATTGAACCATTTCGGCACTATCATGAGCAAGAAATAAGGCAAAGGCTCCATTAGAATCTATTGCATTAATATCAACACCCTTGGTAATCAACTGCTTAACAATCTCAAGATTACCGCTCTTAACGGCTGAAAAAAATTCTTCTGTCAATAACTCAATTTGCTTTGCATCGTCAGTATTGGCTAAGCAATCAAACATGGTTAATAAAATACAAATAAACCAACTGATTTTTAAGGCTCTATTGTTACTCATAGGAATAAAAACTCTCATGCAAATGAATTAAATAAATTTTTAGAAATTTACACATATTAACGCTATCAAATGGATATAAGGATAGGGTAAAAATAAAAAAAGATCCATTCAAATACATGAATGGATCTTTAGATTTTACTGAATGACTAACTACCAGAATCGCTTCTTAGCAAATGCTCTACCCGCTCCAGATTTCATATACTTCTCAAAAGCTGTCGCTCTCAATTTATCTTCAAATCCCATCACCATGTGCAATTTCCATGGACGATGATCTTTAGTGTACACAGATCCGCCAGAGTCGTGAGTCGCAAGACGTTCTTTTAAGTTATCAGTATGACCAATATATTTTTCATCAGGAAAATTGATTGATTTGATGAAATAGACATAAAACATAATTTTGATTTTTATAGGGACTTGCCCAGCCGTCGCTTACAGCTATGGCGGGCAGCTTTCGCTTGTTGTTGTAGATTTATTTCTTCGATTATTGCTTTGGGCATTCAGCAATGGCCGTGCCAGCTGAAGCCTTGCGCGAAAGCTGGCGTCCCGTAGGGGACTATTTTAGAACTTTTGAACCAACACTTGCTATGTCTTAAGTAAAAAATATCCCCACATTTCTGCAGGGACATTTAATTATTCTAAAGTACTAATTAAGATTTATACTTCTGCGCCACAAGACACTAGTAATTCTACAACATCGTCCCTATTCAAGTCCCTAGCATAACAAAATGGAGTTTTCGGCTCCATAAATCTATCACGAGATAAACCTCTCAATGAATAATAATCATTATCATCAAGTACTTGATTTACAGAAGCATGACGATTTATTAACATTTTGACAGATTTTAAATTGCCTGCATAAATAGCTTCAAATATAGGATATGATTTTCTATATACATGCTTAACTGTTGGTTCCAAGAAAGTAATTTTTCTTGAAGCACTTGCTCCACTTTTTAAGACAAGCTCTAAAAGTGATTCGTTGTTATATAACCAACAATAAGGATCAGCAACAGTCCAAACTTTATTTACGTTGTATCCAAAATGTATCAGAGCTTGTAACAATTCTAAAAACTTCGGCATAGACATAGCTTGTTTTTCCGAATGAGGATCAAGCAATGTAAATACATCTTCCATAATGATTTGATGCCATTTTGGATCGCTATCTACTTTGTTACAAACAGTTGCAACCTTTATATCTTGGTAATTAGGAACATAGTCCTTCAAGAGATCTTTACCTTCTCTTAATGCACGAATCGCAGGCTCTACCTTACGCTTATTAATCAAGTTTTTTATATATTCAACGTATACGCTTTGGCACCAAGGAATCCAATTATCACCATAAGTCATCATTTTTTTCAAAAGTAACAAATAAACTTTAGGATTTGGTAGCTTAGATGCCGTATAAGCTAATGTTTGATATTGAAAAACTAAGTCGCCTGACTCATCATATGGAATAATAGCTTCTTTAGATAATAATATCTCAACAGCCTTTTCTTTACCTCTTACTACAGCAAATTTTAAAGGGTATGCATTTACTCCTTCTAAATATTCATTGATATCAGCACCTTCTATTATTGCTGCTTGAATTTCTTGTTCAGAATCGTTGCATATTGCTTCATAAAGCTTATATTGCGAAGAATCTGCACTCATAGCTAAAGACGATAGACCTAACATCAATCCAGCTAAAAAAATTGTACTTAATTTTTTCATATTAAACCTCCATAAAAATAAACTATTTATCATAGCTACATTTTATCAAGCCAGAATACAGCACACAAAAGCCTATAGCCATTTTGTAGCGATATGACGAAAATACGGTATTATTGACATATAGACAATTTGAAAAATTAAATTATTTCACCAAAAAATGGCTCCATCTCTTTTAAAGGCATTCGACTCATTAAAGCTGCCATCTCGGCATTGCATTCACAAAGACTTTGGCAAATACTTAAAGCATAATTCCACTTTTCATCTTCTTGAGCCCACGCCTTAATTTGCTCATAATTGATCTTTGCTTTGGTACACATCATAGGCACAGAATATGCATCTTGTTCATGACAGGCATCGATTAATGTTGTAAGTATCATTTCGCGTTTACGCGTTTCATTCATAAATTAACTCGGTTAATGATTCTAGGGATTGACGCATTGAGCTAATGAACAGTCGACCCTTTCTTTTTTCCTGAAGTGTTGATTGAGCATATTTCCCATGAGTAATAGGCCGACCTTGGTGGTAGTAGCATCTTCCATTTTGAAGAGCAATATGGCGACAAGGATATGTTCTAGACGAATTCTTTTTAGGTAAAGACCCACATTTAGGTAATTTGGAGAAGTCTTGCTTGAATCTCATAGCTTTCCTTCCATTTTTTCTTTAATCCCTCCTTGTACTATCGAATTTAACACCGTATCGCCTTCAGAATGAACATTGTAGTTCACATTGATAGTTTGGCTCTTGCCTCGATATTGTTGCAGCATATTGAGAGCCTGATGGCTTAATCGCACCATCATCATAGCTGCACCCATGGTGTTATAATTATCTTTGGACATAGTCTCCATGCTTTTGATGTGTAGTGATACAAACTGAGCAGCAAGCATGGTCTCAATAGTGTCTTTGGGCTTAATTCCTCTAATTAAGCTAACGATAGCATCAAGATCGTTATCGTTCCAAGCCGTCTCCCTTGGCCATTTATTAGAAGAATCGAAAGACATGAGCATGGCTTTTTTTACCAGTAAGCGAGTTGCATCTGCGCTGTCACTCTGTACAGCCTCCATAAGCAATGATATCTGTGTTGGCACAGTTACGGCATTAGTTTTCTTTTTCACAGCTCTCCTCTACGGTTATATTCGGTTTCAGCAAGTTCTTTTAATAATAATAACTTATTTTGCAATTCTTTTGTTTGTGCTTGTGGCGACTTGGAACCTAGTTCTATTTCATCTTTAAGTTTTGCGTAAAAATTAGAAGTTGCGATTCTCGGGGCAATGTAATTTAATGTCCAATCTATAAGTGGTTG
The window above is part of the Candidatus Babeliales bacterium genome. Proteins encoded here:
- a CDS encoding ankyrin repeat domain-containing protein, producing MSNNRALKISWFICILLTMFDCLANTDDAKQIELLTEEFFSAVKSGNLEIVKQLITKGVDINAIDSNGAFALFLAHDSAEMVQFLINNGADVNMQSLKTNFTALMGAALMGKYEIAKMLLASGADVHMKNSDGRTALYLSIIINQPCIRRFSNGSHAKIALALIDAGADCYKNNPQVLISAVSLGQIEVVKALIAAGANVHAKDEQNNSALSIAYDYNHLDIVRILIQSGATADDIYHSNMLPAFLVGLIRYLRYSQM
- a CDS encoding GIY-YIG nuclease family protein, whose product is MFYVYFIKSINFPDEKYIGHTDNLKERLATHDSGGSVYTKDHRPWKLHMVMGFEDKLRATAFEKYMKSGAGRAFAKKRFW